From Panicum hallii strain FIL2 chromosome 2, PHallii_v3.1, whole genome shotgun sequence, a single genomic window includes:
- the LOC112879670 gene encoding uncharacterized protein LOC112879670: MCCPCSVCENKKEFRKRETLWNHLALNGFMSNYSLWTKHGEVGVMMEDNEEDDDGDNNLPDWAWVHETGSFQDEPMDEGEANVEQEEPPDELGQALLDARKDSDTVKEALKFEKMLEDHKRPLFPNCKPEQKKLGTTLEMLKWKASNGVTDKGFGELLKIVKNMLPEGNELPSTTYEAKKMVCPLGLDVQKIHACLNDCILYRGEYENLEACPVCSALRYKIRRDDPGDVDGEPVKKRVPAKLVWYFPIIPRLKRFFKNKDNAKLIRWHKEDRKEDHMIRHPADGSQWRNLNREYPQFDNDPRNIRFALSADGMNPYGEFGSAHSTWPVTLCMFNLPPWLCLKRKFIMMPVLIEGPKEPGNDIDVFLQPLMDDLLLLWKEEGVHVWDEYKQESFNLRALLFVCINDWPALAKLSGQSNMGYMACTHCYDETDSIYLKHCKKCVYMGHRRFLPTDHPLRTEGKHFKGESETRRKPLFRNGKRVFSMIKDVKVVFGKGPGSQPVPKDDQGHVPMWKKKSILWNLPYWQVLQRDKGRHYLKPASYNLSKEEKEIMFDCLNSIKVPSGYSSNIQGIINVKEKKIQNLKSHDCHVLMTQLLPVILRGVLPENYVRKRSRPEGCIAKGYGTEEVIEFCVDYLPDLNSIGLPVSHHEGRLKGKGTLGKKCNVHIPCSEFSQANFTVLQNSSKVAPYIDEHMNIIQSENPQKNLSWITRQHIKTFDGWFRRKLLGNNTVDQELQWLARGPSITVQQYQGYEINGYTFYTRAQDKKSTNQNSGVRMCIVNSNGEKNNYYGVIEEIWELEYGPIVVPLFRCEWVAGGGVTKDRYGMTIVDFKKIGYKDEPFVLAKDVTQVFYVKDMSSKPKKKSDKTSEADKAGNEPKRHIVLPGKRKVVGVEDISDNSEDYDQIDDLPPFSVDVDPSILLSKEDTPYLRCDHAQGTFVK, from the exons atgtgctgtccatgcagtgtttgcgaaaataaaaaggaattccggaaaagagaaactctatggaatcacctggccttgaatggttttatgagtaactatagcctttggactaagcacggcgaagttggagttatgatggaagataatgaagaagatgacgatggtgatAACAATCTTCCAGATTGGGCATGGGTTCATGAAACAGGTAGCTTtcaagatgaaccaatggacgagggtgaagcaaatgttgaacaagaggagccacctgacgagctaggtcaggcgttgcttgatgcacggaaagacagtgacactgtgaaggaggcattaaagtttgagaagatgttggaggatcacaaaaggccgttgttccctaattgcaaaccggagcagaagaagttgggtaccacgctagagatgctgaaatggaaggcaagtaatggtgtcaccgataagggatttggtgagctattaaagattgtaaagaacatgcttcctgagggtaatgaactgccgtcaacaacatacgaagctaaaaagatggtttgccctcttggattggacgtgcagaagattcacgcatgtcttaacgactgcatcctgtatcgcggcgaatacgagaacttggaagcttgtcctgtttgtagcgcattgcggtataagatcaggcgagatgatccaggtgatgttgatggggagccggtaaagaagagagttcccgcaaagttggtgtggtacttccctataataccacgtctgaagcgctttttcaaaaacaaggacaacgctaagttgatacggtggcacaaagaagaccgtaaggaggatcacatgatcagacacccagcagatgggtcccagtggagaaaccttaaccgagagtatcctcaatttgacaacgacccaaggaatataagatttgctctaagtgcggatggaatgaatccgtacggtgagtttggcagcgctcatagtacatggcccgtgaccctatgtatgttcaaccttcctccttggttatgcctgaagcgtaagttcatcatgatgccggtgcttatagaagggccaaaagaacctggcaacgatattgatgtgttcctgcaacccttgatggatgatctcttactgctctggaaagaagaaggtgtacatgtgtgggatgagtataaacaggagtctttcaacctccgagctttgctttttgtatgcatcaatgattggcctgcacttgcaaaactttcgggacagtcgaacatgggatacatggcctgcacccactgttatgatgaaaccgatagcatttatttgaaacactgtaagaagtgcgtatacatgggccatcgccgattccttcctaccgatcaccccctaagaaccgaagggaagcatttcaaaggagagtccgaaactcgtcgtaagcctctgttccgtaatggaaagcgtgtgttctcgatgatcaaggatgtgaaggtagtatttggaaagggtcccggtagccaacctgttccgaaggatgaccagggacatgttccaatgtggaagaagaaatctatattgtggaacctaccttattggcaagtcttacag agagacaaaggacgccactatttaaaacctgccagctataatctgagtaaagaggagaaggaaatcatgttcgattgcttgaacagtatcaaggtcccgtctgggtactcctcaaatatacagggcataataaatgtgaaagagaagaaaattcaaaacttgaagtcccatgactgccacgttctgatgacacaattacttccggttatactgaggggtgttctaccggaaaat tacgtgcgtaaacgttctcgcccagaaggatgcattgctaagggctatggaaccgaggaggtcattgagttttgcgttGACTATCTTCCCGATCTCAATTCGATTGGGCTCCCCGTGTCACACCATGAGGGGCGATTAAAGGGAaaaggcacactaggaaagaaatgtaatgtgcacatcccttgtagtgaattcagccaagcaaacttcacggttcttcagaattcatccaaggtggctccatatattgatgagcacatgaatattatacagtctgaaaatccacaaaagaatctttcttggattacacgccaacatataaaaacttttgacggctggtttagacgaaaattattgggcaacaacacagttgatcaagaacttcaatggctggctaggggaccatcaatcactgtccagcaataccaagggtacgaaatcaatgggtatacattttatacgagagctcaagacaaaaaaagcaccaaccaaaacagtggtgtccgtatgtgtatagtaaacagtaatggagaaaagaacaactactatggtgtcatagaggagatatgggaacttgaatatggacccatagttgtccctttatttcgttgcgaatgggtggctggaggaggcgtaacgaaggaccggtatgggatgaccatagttgactttaaaaagattggatataaagatgaaccatttgttctagccaaggatgtgacacaagtgttctatgtgaaggacatgtcgagcaaaccgaagaagaagtcagataagacgtctgaagcagacaaggctggaaatgagccgaaacggcacatagttcttccaggaaaaagaaaagttgttggagttgaggatatttcggacaattcggaagattatgaccagattgatgaccttcctccattctcagttgacgttgaccctagcatcctcttatccaaagaggacacaccttacttacgctgtgatcacgctcaaggcactttcgtcaaa